In one window of Chloroflexota bacterium DNA:
- a CDS encoding serine/threonine protein kinase: protein MSEPSWIGRKLSDRYEIEDLLGAGGMSSVFRANDPNLRRAVAIKLIHPHLSSDPQFISRFEEEAVSVAQLRHPNIIQVHDFANDGDTYYMVLEFVPGETLEDRMKRLNEDGRSFSTHDAVEIIANICDALEYAHKRGMIHRDIKPANIMLNLQGQSILMDFGIAKIVGGKQHTATGAVVGTAFYMAPEIIRGEMADHRVDIYSLGVTLFETLTGKRPFEANSAMSILMMHVNDPVPDASQINPDVPPALVAAVVRAMAKDKNERYQTAAEFAAALRAANLSQTTDAKPIENIAPPDLSGTIIEEAPLTGAEAMGGTMIEDAPPVESPKIAGTMIEEAPPAESLKMSGTMIDEVPFSESLKVAAPASVASTIKPGPPPTKPPATATAKKPKGGLPLKWIGIGAVGVILIGALAFFGLGGFSASEPTATPTMEPTATTEPTATSEPTATLTPEPSATSEPTATLEPTEIPTATLPPGPQVRINSIMLDGSTYVVEYETFEYTEVLPGMHVHFYFNNFTQEQVGSGGGGSWFLYGGPRPFRGFTTNNRPASATQMCAIVANPNHTIILDTGNCVDLP from the coding sequence ATGTCTGAACCCTCATGGATAGGCCGCAAACTCAGCGACCGATACGAGATTGAGGATTTGCTGGGCGCAGGAGGCATGTCTTCTGTTTTTCGAGCGAATGATCCTAACTTGCGGCGAGCTGTTGCGATAAAATTAATTCATCCCCATTTGTCCTCAGACCCACAATTTATCAGCCGATTCGAGGAAGAAGCGGTTTCTGTTGCACAATTGCGCCATCCAAATATCATCCAGGTACACGACTTCGCCAACGACGGTGATACTTATTATATGGTCTTGGAATTCGTGCCGGGCGAAACCCTGGAAGATCGCATGAAACGCCTGAATGAAGATGGGCGCAGCTTTTCAACCCATGATGCTGTCGAAATCATTGCCAATATTTGTGATGCTTTAGAATACGCCCATAAGCGCGGCATGATCCACCGGGACATCAAACCAGCCAATATCATGCTCAATCTTCAGGGGCAATCCATTTTGATGGATTTCGGCATCGCCAAGATCGTCGGCGGGAAACAGCACACAGCTACGGGCGCAGTTGTCGGAACAGCTTTCTACATGGCACCCGAGATCATTCGGGGAGAAATGGCCGATCATCGGGTGGATATTTATTCCCTGGGCGTAACATTATTTGAGACCCTAACAGGCAAGCGGCCTTTTGAAGCCAACTCTGCAATGTCCATCTTAATGATGCACGTTAATGACCCCGTTCCTGACGCAAGCCAAATCAACCCGGATGTGCCGCCCGCACTCGTTGCTGCGGTAGTCAGAGCTATGGCCAAAGACAAAAATGAGCGCTATCAGACAGCCGCCGAATTTGCAGCGGCATTACGCGCAGCAAACCTCAGTCAAACTACGGATGCCAAACCCATCGAAAATATTGCCCCGCCAGATTTATCGGGAACCATTATCGAAGAAGCTCCACTTACTGGAGCCGAAGCGATGGGCGGCACCATGATTGAAGATGCTCCTCCTGTTGAATCTCCAAAGATAGCTGGCACGATGATCGAAGAAGCTCCACCCGCAGAATCTTTAAAGATGTCTGGAACCATGATTGATGAAGTTCCGTTCAGCGAATCGTTAAAAGTAGCGGCTCCGGCAAGTGTAGCCAGCACTATAAAACCTGGGCCGCCGCCAACAAAACCACCCGCTACGGCTACGGCAAAAAAGCCAAAAGGTGGCTTGCCGCTTAAATGGATTGGGATCGGCGCAGTCGGCGTTATTCTGATTGGCGCACTGGCTTTCTTTGGGCTTGGCGGCTTCAGTGCCTCAGAGCCAACTGCCACCCCCACTATGGAGCCCACCGCTACGACAGAACCCACCGCCACATCGGAGCCAACCGCGACTCTGACTCCAGAGCCTTCCGCCACATCGGAGCCAACAGCCACCCTGGAGCCAACGGAAATCCCCACGGCAACATTGCCCCCAGGGCCTCAAGTGCGCATCAATTCCATTATGCTGGACGGCAGTACCTACGTCGTTGAGTATGAAACTTTTGAGTATACGGAAGTTTTGCCGGGGATGCATGTCCATTTTTATTTTAACAATTTCACCCAGGAACAAGTCGGGTCTGGTGGTGGTGGGAGCTGGTTCTTGTACGGCGGCCCGCGCCCCTTCCGCGGTTTTACCACGAACAATCGTCCCGCTAGCGCGACCCAAATGTGTGCGATTGTCGCGAATCCCAATCACACCATTATTTTGGATACCGGAAATTGTGTTGATCTTCCGTAA
- a CDS encoding DUF2132 domain-containing protein, which translates to MKNRQPNNPLHGITLEMMLKQLVEQFGWEELGIRIPIKCFTHDPSIKSSLKFLRRTPWARKKVEELYLKSISK; encoded by the coding sequence ATGAAAAATCGGCAACCCAATAACCCCCTGCATGGGATTACCCTTGAAATGATGCTGAAACAGCTGGTTGAACAATTCGGCTGGGAGGAGTTGGGAATCCGCATCCCTATAAAATGCTTTACGCATGATCCCAGTATCAAATCCAGCCTGAAATTCTTGCGCCGAACGCCCTGGGCAAGAAAAAAAGTTGAAGAGCTATACCTGAAATCAATTTCTAAATAG
- a CDS encoding FHA domain-containing protein translates to MNIKLVLVEGPSPGEEFELTGEKITIGRDPANSWPLDYNAVSRNHAKFTKRGASYQVEDMGSSNGTFVNGEKISEPYLLNGGEEIGFGKAVKVHYIAIGATTIEEIATVQPVEPLISTKVEVLDGLGRTTVGEVLPSMDVPPQLSVAIAGSVPNVYTLTKSRLTFGRGDDNDIIIASPVVSRNHGYLEKTAHGGYQIVALPQASNTAYLDGYPITGPSALENDANIRIGGQIPGAMVSMVYLSPSEAATALTTEIAFGDKTVIQLGRAAENDVILGVSQVSQFHAQIEKVGQRYKIKDLDSTNGTFVNDVRIQTETWLSRNDSVRIGPYRFVMGAESLAQFDDSVDLRVEILGLNKWVSNDLNILQDISLAFQPREFVVVVGQSGGGKSTLVDAVAGYRPATHGQVTVNGTNVYENFEAIRDIIGFVPQKDIIHMELSVFDALDYTAQLRMPPDTTKAERHQRVEEVMQTLDIAHRRDNQIMKLSGGQQKRVSIGVELLTKPGLFFLDEPSSGLDPGTETSLMHLMRQMADQGRTIILITHATKNVFLADKVVFLARGGFLSWFGPPDEALAFFDQYRSERDRRVSAMEFDQIYAVLEDTSKGTPEEWAERYRQHPAYQKYVIDALGDKAGSVQQSAAPLSASTPANIETRALPEKQRKVSALRQFVILSKRNLRILGKDRFSLALMLAASPLMGMMSVLLAAVLGNKPFDFNTGNMNNIVISLFLLTIYGVMIGGLSQMREIVKEGEIYKRERLVNLKILPYVLSKVWVAAALALYQTATYMIIHFLAYDMPGGILEFGLMYISLTLATLAGMMLGLFSSALSPSANAAPLIVILLMLPQIVLGGVLVPMPDAVSGITSTRWAFQGFLGVSGVGSDIAADICLTLPPEKIAAMSAEDKLANGCKCLGSNVVREESCNFPGIGSLYHPAIDEALPPGPGPEPVRPADPVIPEAPEQPVDQSDSVAVAAYLAELQEYQTEVEQIQATSKAEFAAYEAEIEVYKAKVVAFQEASITHQANVVSSIQPAETFIKTYREKFGWAFVNKANPAEYGAFLLKTWIAQLVISGILFVGIVLLQKRKDVN, encoded by the coding sequence TTGAATATTAAATTGGTACTCGTTGAAGGACCATCCCCGGGTGAGGAGTTTGAGCTAACGGGCGAAAAAATAACAATTGGGCGCGATCCAGCGAATAGTTGGCCGCTGGATTACAATGCCGTTTCCCGCAATCATGCCAAATTCACCAAACGAGGGGCATCCTATCAGGTGGAAGATATGGGAAGCAGCAATGGCACATTCGTCAATGGTGAAAAAATTTCGGAACCCTATCTCTTGAATGGGGGTGAAGAGATCGGCTTTGGCAAAGCTGTCAAAGTGCATTATATAGCCATTGGCGCCACCACAATCGAAGAAATCGCAACAGTCCAACCTGTAGAACCTTTGATTTCCACAAAGGTGGAAGTGCTGGATGGCCTGGGCCGAACTACAGTTGGGGAGGTTTTGCCATCGATGGATGTACCGCCCCAGTTGTCGGTAGCGATTGCTGGATCTGTACCAAATGTTTACACACTCACAAAATCCAGGCTGACCTTTGGGCGTGGTGACGACAACGATATCATTATTGCTTCCCCGGTTGTTTCGCGTAACCACGGATACCTTGAAAAGACCGCGCACGGAGGCTACCAAATAGTAGCCTTGCCACAGGCCAGCAACACAGCCTATTTAGATGGATACCCAATCACGGGTCCAAGCGCCCTGGAAAACGACGCCAATATCCGTATTGGGGGGCAAATTCCCGGCGCGATGGTTTCGATGGTCTATCTCTCGCCCTCCGAAGCTGCCACAGCGCTGACCACAGAGATTGCCTTCGGCGATAAAACCGTCATCCAGCTTGGGCGAGCCGCCGAAAATGATGTAATTTTGGGTGTTTCGCAAGTTTCACAATTCCATGCCCAAATCGAAAAGGTCGGGCAGCGTTATAAGATCAAAGATTTGGACAGCACCAACGGCACCTTCGTGAATGATGTGCGCATCCAGACTGAAACCTGGTTATCACGAAATGATTCGGTTCGCATTGGCCCCTATCGCTTTGTGATGGGTGCTGAATCTCTGGCGCAATTTGATGATTCAGTCGATTTGCGGGTTGAGATTCTGGGTCTGAATAAATGGGTCAGCAACGATCTCAATATCTTGCAAGATATTTCGCTGGCATTTCAGCCGCGCGAGTTCGTTGTTGTTGTGGGACAAAGTGGTGGTGGCAAATCCACCCTCGTAGACGCGGTTGCTGGTTATCGCCCCGCCACACATGGGCAGGTCACCGTCAATGGCACCAATGTGTACGAGAATTTTGAGGCCATCCGCGACATCATTGGCTTTGTACCGCAAAAAGACATCATCCACATGGAGTTAAGCGTCTTTGACGCCCTCGACTATACCGCCCAGTTGCGCATGCCGCCGGACACCACCAAGGCAGAACGCCACCAGCGGGTTGAAGAAGTCATGCAAACGCTCGATATCGCCCATCGGCGCGATAACCAGATCATGAAGTTGAGCGGCGGGCAGCAAAAACGTGTTTCGATCGGGGTGGAGCTACTCACCAAGCCCGGCTTATTTTTCTTGGATGAACCCTCCTCGGGGTTGGATCCGGGTACTGAAACCTCCCTGATGCACTTGATGCGTCAAATGGCCGATCAAGGGCGCACCATCATTTTAATCACTCATGCGACCAAAAACGTCTTCCTCGCGGACAAGGTAGTATTCCTGGCGCGCGGCGGCTTTTTATCCTGGTTTGGCCCGCCGGACGAAGCCCTGGCATTCTTTGACCAATATCGCTCTGAACGCGATCGCCGCGTCAGCGCGATGGAGTTCGACCAAATTTACGCCGTTCTGGAAGATACGAGCAAGGGCACGCCGGAAGAGTGGGCTGAACGCTATCGCCAACACCCTGCTTACCAAAAATATGTCATTGATGCCCTGGGCGACAAAGCTGGAAGCGTGCAACAAAGCGCTGCGCCGCTTTCCGCCAGCACACCGGCCAATATTGAGACACGCGCCCTGCCCGAAAAGCAAAGGAAAGTCTCTGCGCTGCGGCAGTTTGTTATCCTTTCAAAACGGAACTTGCGCATTCTGGGGAAAGACCGCTTTAGTCTGGCACTCATGTTGGCGGCTTCGCCACTCATGGGGATGATGTCGGTGCTTTTGGCAGCCGTATTGGGAAATAAACCCTTCGATTTCAACACGGGCAACATGAATAATATTGTCATCTCTTTATTTTTGTTGACCATTTATGGCGTGATGATCGGGGGACTTTCTCAAATGCGTGAGATTGTCAAAGAGGGCGAAATCTACAAACGCGAGCGGTTAGTCAATTTGAAGATTTTGCCATACGTGCTTTCCAAAGTTTGGGTGGCGGCTGCTTTGGCGCTTTACCAAACAGCCACATATATGATTATTCACTTCCTGGCCTACGATATGCCCGGCGGCATACTCGAATTTGGTTTGATGTATATATCATTGACCTTAGCGACCCTGGCCGGAATGATGTTAGGCCTATTCTCTTCAGCACTTTCTCCATCCGCCAACGCGGCCCCGCTGATCGTAATCTTGCTGATGTTGCCGCAGATCGTTTTAGGCGGGGTCTTGGTACCCATGCCCGATGCAGTCAGCGGGATCACTTCTACCCGTTGGGCTTTTCAAGGCTTCCTGGGCGTTTCAGGCGTAGGCTCGGATATTGCTGCCGATATTTGCCTGACGCTGCCTCCGGAAAAAATTGCAGCCATGTCGGCTGAAGACAAGCTCGCCAATGGTTGTAAATGTTTGGGCAGCAATGTCGTCCGGGAAGAATCGTGCAATTTCCCTGGCATTGGTAGCCTCTATCATCCAGCCATTGATGAGGCATTACCACCCGGCCCAGGCCCAGAACCCGTTCGTCCGGCTGACCCCGTTATTCCGGAGGCGCCAGAGCAGCCGGTTGACCAATCGGACTCGGTGGCTGTAGCAGCCTATCTTGCTGAATTGCAGGAATATCAGACAGAAGTTGAACAAATCCAGGCCACCTCAAAGGCCGAATTTGCGGCCTACGAGGCAGAGATTGAAGTTTATAAAGCCAAAGTGGTTGCTTTTCAGGAAGCTTCAATCACCCACCAGGCAAATGTTGTTTCGTCCATCCAGCCAGCCGAGACCTTTATCAAAACCTATCGGGAAAAATTTGGCTGGGCGTTTGTCAATAAAGCCAATCCCGCAGAATATGGCGCGTTTCTTTTGAAAACCTGGATTGCCCAGCTTGTGATTAGCGGAATCCTGTTCGTTGGGATCGTCTTGCTGCAAAAACGTAAGGATGTGAACTAG